A single Anopheles funestus chromosome 2RL, idAnoFuneDA-416_04, whole genome shotgun sequence DNA region contains:
- the LOC125763022 gene encoding vesicular integral-membrane protein VIP36, whose product MDGKTGTNSRKATFFPVCFASGFLLLLLVRHSTQQGDINDYMKREHSLFKPYQGSGMTIPYWDFIGTTFVTNSYVRLTPDLQSKNGAIWNHVPCTSINWELQVNFKVHGKGKDLYGDGFALWYARDRLQSGAVFGSKDNFMGLAIILDTYSNHNGPHNHQHPYISAMVNNGSLSYDHDRDGTHTQVAGCEAKFRNVEFDTQISIRYENDVLSVFTDLENKATWKECFRVEGIKLPTGYFFGASATTGDLSDNHDIISIKFFELEAPSLLAEDRRQIVPSAASFEAPREHKDDPKPGMSNVKIFFLILLSMLIVVVLVVIGIMFYQKHQENARKRFY is encoded by the exons atggaCGGAAAGACTGGCACCAACAGCAGAAAAGCTACATTCTTCCCGGTGTGCTTTGCTTCTGgatttctgctgctgctcctagTTCGACACAGCACGCAACAGGGTGATATCAATGATTACATGAAACGAGAGCATTCCCTTTTCAAACCGTACCAAG GATCGGGCATGACAATACCGTACTGGGATTTCATAGGCACAACATTTGTCACGAACTCTTACGTCCGGCTGACGCCAGATCTGCAATCGAAAAATGGGGCAATTTGGAATCATGTG CCCTGCACATCGATTAATTGGGAACTGCAGGTGAATTTCAAGGTGCACGGTAAAGGAAAAGATCTCTATGGTGACGGCTTCGCGCTCTGGTACGCCCGGGATCGGCTCCAGTCGGGGGCAGTTTTCGGCAGCAAGGATAACTTTATGGGTTTGGCCATCATCCTGGATACGTACAGCAATCACAACGGTCCACATAATCATCAGCATCCGTACATTAGCGCCATGGTGAACAATGGCAGTCTATCGTACGATCACGATCGCGATGGTACGCACACGCAGGTTGCAGGCTGTGAGGCAAAGTTCCGGAACGTCGAATTCGACACGCAGATCAGCATACGCTATGAAAACGACGTACTGTCCGTGTTTACCGATTTGGAAAACAAAGCGACCTGGAAGGAATGTTTTCGGGTGGAAGGCATCAAACTGCCCACCGGATACTTTTTCGGTGCATCAGCCACGACCGGCGATCTGTCCGATAATCACGATATTATATCGATCAAGTTTTTCGAACTTGAGGCACCGTCGCTGCTGGCGGAAGATCGCCGCCAGATCGTTCCATCGGCCGCCAGCTTTGAAGCACCGCGTGAACATAAAGACGATCCAAAGCCGGGCATGtcgaatgtaaaaattttcttcctGATTCTTCTATCGATGCTGATTGTCGTGGTTCTAGTGGTGATCGGAATTATGTTTTACCAGAAACATCAAGAAAACGCTCGCAAACGATTCTACTAA
- the LOC125763017 gene encoding DNA replication licensing factor Mcm5: MDGFDDVGVFFSDNFDGDQQQNSNQINLQLVKKQYREFIRTFCEANFSYKYRDTLKRNYLLGRYYLEVDIEDLAGFDESLADKLYKQPTEHLQIFEEAAREVADEITSPRPEGEEVVHDIQVLLGSGANPTNIRDLKSDCVSKLVKVAGIIIAASGIKAKATRISIQCRTCNNVIPNLPVNPGLEGYQLPRKCNTEQAGRPKCPLDPYFIMPDKCRCVDFQVLKLQELPDFIPQGEIPRHMQLFCDRSLCERVVPGNRVLIHGIFSIRKIARQGKRDGRDKAIIGVRAPYMRVVGIKVDTEGMGAISRFNNITTEEESTFRKLAANPNVYDTLADSLAPSIFGSQDIKKAITCMLFGGSRKRMPDGLTRRGDINILLLGDPGTAKSQLLKFVEKVAPIAVYTSGKGSSAAGLTASVIRDPATRNFIMEGGAMVLADGGVVCIDEFDKMKEDDRVAIHEAMEQQTISIAKAGITTTLNSRCSVLAAANSIFGRWDDTKGDENIDFMPTILSRFDMIFIVKDEHDQRRDITLAKHVMSVHMNASKATAEPKEGEIPLAMLKKYIHYCRTHSGPRLNEAAAEKLKSQYVRLRAGVGEHERATDKRLSIPITVRQLEAIIRISESLAKMQLQPFATEAHVSEALRLFAVSTMTAASSGSLAGAEGFTSEEDTEILNRIEKQLKRRFAIGSQVSEQSIIQDFARQKYSEAAVRKVIHTLIRRGELQHRLQRKMLYRLS, translated from the exons ATGGATGGGTTTGAtgatgttggtgtttttttctccgatAACTTCGACGGCGATCAGCAGCAGAACTCGAACCAAATCAATCTGCAACTGGTGAAAAAACAATATCGCGAGTTTATCAGAACGTTTTGCGAAGCTAACTTTTCGTACAAATACCG CGATACTTTGAAACGTAACTACCTGCTGGGACGCTACTATCTGGAAGTAGACATCGAGGATCTAGCTGGGTTTGATGAATCGCTAGCGGATAAGCTGTACAAGCAGCCAACCGAACATCTGCAAATATTTGAAGAAGCTGCTAGGGAAGTGGCCGACGAGATCACCTCTCCGAGACCTGAAGGTGAGGAAGTGGTGCACGATATTCAGGTGCTACTCGGTTCCGGTGCGAATCCCACCAACATCCGCGATCTGAAGTCGGATTGTGTGTCCAAGCTTGTGAAGGTGGCCGGAATCATTATTGCGGCTTCCGGCATCAAAGCCAAAGCTACGCGTATTTCAATCCAGTGCCGTACCTGTAACAATGTCATCCCTAATTTACCTGTTAACCCGGGTTTGGAAGGATACCAGCTACCCAGGAAGTGCAACACCGAGCAGGCGGGCCGGCCGAAATGTCCGCTCGATCCCTATTTTATCATGCCCGATAAATGCCGTTGCGTTGATTTTCAAGTGTTGAAGCTTCAAGAGCTGCCTGATTTTATACCGCAGGGTGAAATCCCTCGCCATATGCAGCTGTTTTGTGATCGTAGCCTGTGCGAACGCGTTGTTCCGGGTAATCGAGTGCTGATTCATGGCATATTTTCGATTCGTAAAATCGCTCGGCAGGGTAAGCGTGATGGTCGCGATAAGGCCATTATCGGTGTGCGCGCTCCGTACATGCGCGTGGTTGGCATCAAGGTTGACACGGAGGGTATGGGAGCTATCTCGCGCTTTAACAACATCACAACGGAGGAAGAGTCGACGTTCAGGAAGCTGGCTGCAAATCCGAACGTTtacgacacattagcagacAGCTTGGCGCCAAGCATTTTCGGTTCGCAGGATATTAAGAAAGCGATCACGTGCATGCTGTTCGGAGGATCGCGTAAACGTATGCCGGACGGATTGACACGTCGTGGAGACATTAACATTCTTCTGCTAGGCGATCCGGGTACGGCTAAATCGCAATTGCTAAAGTTCGTCGAAAAGGTTGCCCCGATCGCGGTGTACACGTCGGGCAAAGGCTCCAGTGCGGCCGGTCTAACCGCATCGGTCATACGTGATCCGGCCACACGCAACTTTATCATGGAGGGTGGCGCAATGGTACTGGCTGATGGTGGCGTCGTATGTATCGATGAGTTCGACAAGATGAAGGAGGATGATCGTGTCGCCATTCATGAGGCAATGGAACAGCAGACGATTTCGATCGCTAAGGCAGGAATAACGACCACACTGAATTCACGCTGCTCCGTGCTGGCGGCTGCAAATTCTATCTTCGGTCGCTGGGATGACACGAAGGGTGATGAGAATATCGATTTTATGCCGACCATTCTGTCTCGATTTGACATGATCTTCATCGTGAAGGATGAGCACGATCAGCGTCGCGATATCACGCTGGCCAAACATGTCATGAGCGTTCACATGAATGCATCGAAGGCGACCGCTGAACCAAAGGAGGGCGAAATTCCGTTGGCCATGCTGAAGAAGTACATTCACTACTGTCGCACGCACAGTGGTCCCCGGCTGAACGAAGCGGCAGCGGAAAAGCTCAAGAGTCAGTATGTTCGACTACGTGCCGGTGTCGGAGAACATGAACGAGCCACGGACAAGCGTCTGTCAATTCCTATTACAGTGCGTCAACTGGAGGCCATCATTCGTATCTCGGAATCGTTGGCCAAGATGCAATTGCAACCCTTCGCCACCGAGGCGCATGTGAGCGAAGCGCTGCGGCTGTTTGCCGTGTCGACGATGACTGCCGCCAGTAGTGGTTCGCTTGCCGGTGCGGAAGGATTTACCAGTGAGGAGGATACGGAAATTTTGAACCGCATCGAGAAGCAGTTGAAACGTCGATTCGCTATTGGCTCACAGGTATCTGAACAAAGCATTATTCAGGACTTTGCGCGACAAAAATACTCGGAGGCGGCCGTACGGAAGGTGATTCATACACTGATACGGCGAGGCGAGTTGCAGCATCGTTTGCAGCGGAAGATGTTGTATCGATTGTCTTAG
- the LOC125763016 gene encoding wolframin has protein sequence MASWANRPPIESNGSTSSSRKKWNLEDKKSLRNLKYHFAEDGCSEVQFTLAKQLLEENSETDPAHNHAQGVHWLLRAAQQGHEASIELLRECYESGRGITEANEEDVRTILAMSPGERSARRAAQELFASLSNGEEYVTAAQLEKRMREIYKMDKKRSRTQPDGAEAEGSMEHSLGAGPSDGGRSHTGDSPIGSPNGGGGHRLNRNPTVNHISEAHLLAAAVNYSNGHLPAVSDALMLSAPDPHSLNHVPCFHRPFFHPFMFFQLLYHRFVSLLSTFPGTNGSSWVQLCLILVTYWYFASDNLVSLLPVGGYYLSLAVMVLCSFRMLKSKHDFIDFRMWSGLFLRYGDEHLNTDDSENQYLRNNLKPYFYFFTAFFINMVLQPNINDQWLPFSEITVLAFALTFLTMFAFIYTSSDSFPDYLILFSFGLNVLAKYPYEMDDVVTTGWRFLDLKVPGFSTFVIGNGIEFCLNCRAMLYLMIPGFLMYIARRNDWRGIYQYLIPHCVTLAWLQICIISSQSATMFGLVRGALGLSGLLLFLPLFGIVTLLIPVFAVIEWLSLTDSTVRLWSSIAAAVTAIAISGYMASSRRTERYITFLQIAICVIGTVFLTLPHMMSNFETIGMNENRLFESTASDSLGDHREQTSGRDALPSSLSWDLYYQFCHQPAWDTENKVKTQLRCTNLDGTFVRWEGTVVDMAISSRRNLRAQLIEGYLPKFLADRINCIYGEPIEPDCGNLNGSVEGECENLKHFMRRQRTCHLNKWNTYEYELKVRMSNGLLTKPVEVILKAQHAFGNFTQSLNYSDRIWFVGVLRDSSQSAHPSTGATDQTHWDSVSGGFNLNLGGQSAGSFGVHTMRLGRKNPLIELHSIGCRQCRNPDLPAVHLNEGLKVNGRMRDLLRGVKYLLNVIFNPLVIFK, from the exons ATGGCCAGTTGGGCGAATCGTCCTCCCATCGAAAGTAACGGTAGCACATCTTCGTCGCGCAAGAAATGGAATCTTGAAG ACAAAAAATCGTTGCGAAATCTAAAGTACCATTTCGCTGAGGATGGTTGCTCGGAAGTGCAGTTTACTCTGGCCAAACAGTTGCTGGAAGAAAATTCCGAAACTGATCCAGCACACAACCACGCACAAGGCGTTCACTGGTTGCTGCGCGCCGCTCAGCAAGGACATGAAGCATCGATCGAACTGTTGCGTGAATGCTACGAAAGCGGCCGTGGCATTACGGAGGCGAACGAGGAAGACGTTCGAACCATCTTGGCTATGAGCCCGGGTGAGCGGTCAGCTCGCCGTGCCGCACAAGAACTGTTTGCGAGCCTTTCAAACGGTGAAGAATACGTCACGGCAGCACAGCTCGAGAAGCGTATGCGAGAGATTTataaaatggacaaaaagCGTAGCCGAACCCAACCGGATGGTGCCGAGGCGGAAGGAAGCATGGAGCACAGCTTGGGCGCTGGTCCATCGGATGGTGGAAGATCGCATACAGGGGATTCACCTATCGGTAGTCCTAACGGTGGTGGTGGGCATCGGTTAAATCGTAACCCCACCGTGAACCACATCTCGGAAGCACATCTCTTGGCAGCCGCCGTCAATTACTCGAATGGACATCTACCGGCTGTAAGTGACGCTCTTATGCTGTCAGCGCCGGATCCACACAGCTTGAACCACGTACCGTGCTTCCATCGTCCGTTTTTTCACCCATTCATGTTTTTTCAACTACTGTACCATCGGTTCGTATCGCTGTTGTCCACGTTTCCCGGTACGAACGGTAGCAGCTGGGTGCAGCTGTGCCTTATCCTTGTCACCTACTGGTATTTCGCGAGCGATAATCTCGTATCACTTTTGCCGGTCGGTGGATACTACTTGAGTCTCGCCGTAATGGTACTGTGCAGCTTTCGAATGCTCAAATCTAAGCACGACTTCATCGACTTTCGCATGTGGTCTGGACTGTTCCTGCGGTACGGTGACGAGCATTTGAATACGGACGACTCAGAAAACCAGTATCTGCGCAACAACCTCAAACCTTACTTCTACTTCTTCACGGCTTTCTTCATCAACATGGTGCTGCAGCCGAACATTAACGACCAGTGGTTACCGTTTTCCGAGATTACTGTGCTCGCCTTTGCACTCACCTTTCTGACGATGTTCGCCTTCATTTACACCTCGAGCGACTCCTTTCCGGACTATCTGATTCTGTTCTCGTTCGGATTGAACGTGCTCGCCAAATACCCGTACGAAATGGATGACGTCGTGACGACTGGTTGGCGATTTTTGGACCTAAAAGTACCAGGCTTCTCCACGTTCGTCATCGGTAATGGAattgagttttgtttgaattgtcGCGCGATGCTTTATCTCATGATACCGGGTTTTCTGATGTACATTGCCCGGCGTAACGACTGGCGGGGCATCTACCAGTATCTTATCCCTCACTGCGTAACGCTTGCGTGGCTGCAGATCTGCATCATTAGCTCCCAGTCAGCTACAATGTTTGGATTGGTGAGAGGCGCACTCGGACTGTCGGgattgttgctgtttcttCCGCTCTTCGGCATCGTTACACTGTTGATTCCAGTATTCGCCGTCATTGAGTGGCTCTCGCTGACGGATTCTACTGTGCGGCTTTGGTCATCCATTGCTGCCGCTGTAACAGCAATTGCCATCTCTGGATATATGGCTAGCTCTCGACGAACGGAACGATACATAACCTTTCTGCAGATCGCGATATGTGTCATCGGGACCGTTTTTCTTACGCTTCCCCATATGATGTCCAACTTTGAGACGAttggaatgaatgaaaatcgtCTATTCGAATCAACGGCATCTGACTCGCTCGGTGATCATCGTGAACAAACAAGTGGCCGTGATGCACTACCGTCCAGCCTGAGCTGGGATCTGTACTACCAGTTCTGCCATCAGCCAGCCTGGGATACGGAGAACAAAGTGAAAACGCAACTTCGCTGCACCAACTTGGACGGCACGTTTGTTCGCTGGGAAGGAACTGTGGTGGATATGGCTATCTCGAGCCGACGAAACCTCCGGGCACAGCTGATCGAAGGATATCTGCCAAAGTTTCTAGCTGACCGTATCAATTGCATCTATGGCGAACCTATCGAACCCGATTGCGGTAATCTAAATGGATCGGTTGAGGGTGAATgcgaaaatttaaaacatttcatgcGACGACAGCGTACATGTCATCTCAACAAATGGAACAC CTACGAATATGAACTGAAGGTACGGATGTCAAACGGTCTCCTGACGAAGCCTGTGGAAGTCATACTGAAAGCACAGCACGCGTTCGGTAACTTTACCCAAAGCCTTAACTATTCCGATCGCATATGGTTCGTGGGTGTGCTAAGAGATTCATCCCAGTCTGCACATCCTTCTACCGGCGCCACTGACCAAACGCACTGGGACTCAGTCAGTGGTGGATTTAACCTGAACCTGGGTGGACAGTCTGCTGGTAGCTTCGGTGTGCAC